The genomic window ATTTTTACTCACAGCTTGAGACCTAGAATCGATGTTTTGGTGAATACCGAAAAATCTAAGGTCATAGGCGATACGTTTTGCCTGTGCTTCCATAATTAAGGTTCCTTGTTGTTATGTAGATAAATTAAATTGGGATCTCGTTCAGGTTTAATGATGCGTGGTCTTGTACCTCCTACTTTGTGATGGAGAGCCGAAGCTCTGATGAAATTGAACTGGGTTTTATTGAAAATAAGGGCTTGTGTCGCCGCGTACTCGAGATCAGCCTTTGAGACTTCATTTTTGTGAACTAACCTGAGGATGCCCTGAGCCCTTCTGAGAGACTTGAGGGGATAAGGATCACGGAAGAATTTTGAAAGAGTTCAAAAGTTTTGGATCCGATATTTTGCGCTTGCCTGAGAGCCGAGGCCACTTCGAATCGGGCGGTGGCGACTTGGTGTTCTGGGTAGTGGGCGTCGATGGTGGAGGCCCTGTCTGGGGATTTTACTTTTGCGTGGATTGCGATTGAATCTGAATCCGCAGTAAATATCTCGACGGTATTTATTTTGATTCGGGCTTTGACCGTGGTGCCGACAAACTGATGCGGGACGGAGTAGAATTTGGAATCGACTTGAATATGGCAATCTGGATGAACCTTACAGGTCTTCCAGACGGAGAGTTCAAATGAATTGGGGTTTACAGTTTGCAAAGAGGTCTTTCATTTTCGAATCTATCCTCTCTTGAAATTCCATCATGATCCTTCATGGGTGCAGAGTTGAGTTCGTTGAGATATTTTTGAAATCTTTGATTGAGATCAAATATTGAATAAAAGATTTGATCTCTGACTTCGTTGAAGAATTGTTTTTGTATAATGCCGATTGCGCCTTCCACCGCGGCTTTATCTTTGGGCCGTCGAGGCCTTGCTGGGAGGACGGCAAATCCATGATGGTTGCTGAACTCAATGAAGGACTGGTTGGTGTCGGGATCATAGATATGGGCTCTTGTGACGCCGGGCTTAAGATTGTCAACGACTGCGTACTTTGGGGTGCCACCGAGTTTGATGAATGAGTTTTCAATGGCTCTGAAGAACTCAGGTTGCTTTTGTCCGAAGGTAAACTCACCGACGGTGTATGAACTCCATGGCAAGGTTCCGACGAAGAGTTGAGTTTTAATCTTAGCTTGAGTCCTTGGATCAGGTGATTGAAATCCCATCTGAAAAATCGAAGAAGATTTTTCGCCGGGATTGTGTTGAAGTCTGATTGTCACCTGCGGTTTTTTTGGGAATCGCCGTCTGAAACGATGATAGAAAATCATATAGGTCATGACTTCGATGGCGTGTTCTTTGTGAAGAATTTTAAGAGGGACACCTTTGTTGAACTCGGTCGCGATAAATTCCCAGTTGATTGGGACAGGCTGGCTCTGTGCGAAACCCACTACCGAGGGGACTGATGATGGTGGACCTGAGTCTCTGATGCAAGCTCTGACGGTATTCCTGGCGATCTTAAGGGCCTGCGCAATCTTGCGGATGCTGCGGCCTTGAGTGTGAAGTTCTAAAATTTGATTTTGCATGGCAACTGAAGTTCTCCGTTGAGTCATGGAACCCTCCTTTTGTTTAAGGATAGGTGCCACGGGATTGAAGATTTAGTCGCTGCCTGGATTTATGACTCAGTGCTCAAGTCGAATATAGGTGGGTCAATTCCCCGAAACGCCTGGGTCAGCTCATCCGAATTGGGTGGGTCAGCTTCTTTGAATTGGGTGGGTCAACTCAAGCCGAATCGGCCAGGACGAGAAGTTTGCAGAAGTCTATGGACAAAGCTCATCGGTAAAGCTCTTTCGTTATGCCGATGATTTTATCATCACGGCAAGAACAGCGTCGGAGCTTAAAACGGCCAGACGTTTTCTCTACGTTTGGATGAAAGGCGGGGAGCTTTCCCTAAAGGAGTCCAAGACAAGAGAAGTAGACATGAGTAATCACCGTCGTGGTTATCAATCTAAGTTCGATTTCCTTGGTTTCAAGATCCATCTAAGGGCGTTCGCAGATAATCCACAAAGATTTTGGATTGCGCGCCAGCCCTCGGAGAAATCTAGGCGGAGCCTCAAAGACAGTCTGCGAGAAAAGCTCAAGATTCACCTCACTCTGGCGGAAGCACGGCAAGTTGTGCTCTCTGTTTGGCGGGGTTGGTGCAATTATTTTCGCTATTCCAATGCGAACCATATTTTTTACCGGGAGCTCCACTCTGTGAGGCGTCTGATTTGTCGCTATCTTCGGCGCAAATACCGCAGGCAACGTCGTCCAGTCCCGTGGCGCAAGCTGTTCAAACTTGCGCAAGAAATCTGGAAACCTTTAAAGCCCATAGGCGTTGTGCCCAATCATCTTTGCCACACGCAGCCTAGGCTGCTTTAATCTGGAAGAGCCGTATACGTGAACGCGTACGTACGGTTCGGTGAGGGCTGGGGGCCGCAAGGCCCCTGGCTACTCGGTTTTTCCAGAGACCAAGATTCAAAAAAAATAGGGTTCTACGGTTCTACGGTTCTGGTTCTACGGTTCTACTCACTTGATGGTGGAACTTTATCCAAATCCCAAAAAAATCATAAACTTAGCAACCGAAGTCTGTAGTTTTTAAAGCTTCTAAATCCGAAAGCTCTTTTCTGCAACAGTTTTGCGAGGTTGTTAAAGCCTTCGGTTCTGCCGTTGGTGATGCGAGTTGTGAAGTAGTTGAGGATTTCATTTTTCCATTTCATGAGGGTTTTCCTTAGGGTTTTTATTTCTGGCAAAAGGGACAGTGCCATTTGGTCAAGAACCTTGGTGAGAGAGCGTTTGGCGCGGTTATATCCGCGACATCTGTACAGGGCGTGCAAGGCTTCTTTGAAGTGATAGATTTCCTTTAGTTTTGGATAGTGTTCGAGCCATTGATAGAGGGCTTTTCGTTCGAAGTATTCGAGTCGTTTTCCGTTAAAAAGTAGCAATCGCCGGATGGGATTGGATCTCTTGTCGCCAGTGATTTCGGTGCGAGCCTTGTTGATCACTGGATTCAGGAGTCTAACGACGTGGAAGTGATCGGCGACAAGCAGAGCGTTAGGGAAGTTTTGTTTGGCAAACTTTTTAAATGGATCACTCATGTCGAGGACGACGTTTTTCACGTTTTCCCTGCCTTGCACATGGGAAAAGGTATTGGTGAGTCCGTCGGCTGTTTTTCCATGGGCGACTTCGAATATTTTTTTATTTGGATAATCAACGAGTACGGTTGCGAACTCGCGACGTCTAAATCCCCTTTTAAAGGAATGTTCATCGATGCCGATGGTTTTTGGCCATGGGTTGTTCTTTCGTTCGCGTAGTTTGATTTCGAGTTGTTCGTAGTAAACCTTGTAGACGAGTCCAGCGGAGCAGCCATAAGCGCGTTGAACGTGTTTTAAATCGATAAAGTTTTCGCAGGCCCATCTTAGGCCTCGCCGGTAGCGGTGGGTGGTTCTATATCCCTTTTGGATGCCCTGAACGGGTTCAGTGAAGACCTTTTTGCAACCCGGACATCTAAAGCGGCGTTTCAAGATTTTCAAATAGATGCCGACCCCTCTTATGGGTTGGTCTTGAACCTTCACCCATCTGCGATCGTGTACGGAGAAGGATTTGGTGGCACACTTTGGGCAAACTTCAAACTCAGATTCCTTTTCGCAAGCATAGCGAGTTCTAAACTTGTCAGACTGCCAGTGGGTTTTGATCTTAAGCTCTGGCAAAAGTATAAATTTGGAAGTAGAAAGCCAATTGGGGTCCATTCAATCACTCCTTTTAAAATTTTTAGCTTCGTAACTAAAATCTTAAGAAGTTCTTGAGTTTGATTGGATCCCATTTTAACCTAATTTAACGCCTAGCGTTCCACCACGAGCCGAGAAGAGCCGTACAAAGGTTCATTTATTGTTTAATATGAAATCTTCAGATCATCGCCACGAGTGAATTGAATCGAATCTGTGAAGAGGCTGGGATCGCGTGCGTAATCCCTATCGAACAGAGTCAGTTGCACCGTAAGCGCTCCATAAACCCTATTTTTGTGATTTGAACTTTCCACATATATTGCTCAACAACCAAGGAGGCTTGAGTGGAAAATTCTGATCAAAGATTAAAAACCAAAGAATATTGGCAAACTAAAATCAGGGAGGCAGAAAATTTCTCTGGCTCCGAGACCGAGTTCTGTCGGCAAGAGGGACTGAACAACACCACGTTCAAGAACTGGAAGTATCGACTATCCAAGGGAAGCAAGAGAGGGAGTGTTGGACGCCGAAAGCCGGTGAGCTCTGCTTTTGTGCCAGTGGAAATTCAGAAACCAAGAGCGGTTCGTTCGCTCCCTGACGCACAATGGGTGGCTGAGCTGATCTTTTATCTGCAGGGAGGTACTAGGTGAAATCTCCCAGTCAATTTGAGGGTGTTTTTCTGCATCGAGATCCTGTCGATTTGCGCCGTGGGATTCCGGGATTGAGTCAGATTGTGGAGAGTGCCCAGATGGGAAAGTTGAACGGGAAAAATCTTTTCGTGTTCTGTGGTCGACGACGGCACACGATCAAGATTCTGTATTTTGATCGAAGTGGGTTCTGTCTATGGCAAAAGCAATTGGATGTGGAAAAGTTCCCATGGCCGAGGAAATCTTTGCAGGAAGTAGTCCACATATCCACAGAGCAATTGAGCTGGCTTCTGGAAGGTTATGATGTTTGGAAAATGAAGCCATTTTCAGAAATAAATTTTGAAAGAGTCTGTTGATCTTTCGAAGAAAATGTTGAAGAGTCCCGCGCATGCAGCCGCGAGAGCTATTTTCAAAACAAGAAGAGTTGTCCTCAGAGAATGAAGGCCTGAGAGCGCGTGCTCGTCTTGATGAAGAGAAGATCAAGTTCCTGCAAAGTGAGGTCACTTGGTTGCATGAGCAGATCCGTTCTCTCAAACGAGCGCAGTTTGGTAGAAAGTCGGAGTCTTGGGTGTCGCCCGAACAGAGGGTTCTCTACAACGAAGTGGAACTTGAAGTCTCCAAAGGGACACCCGAAGAGGATGAGGCGCAGGTCGAGGTCACGGTTCCTTCGCATAAGAGGCAGCGGGGTCATCGTCGTCCAATCCCCGAGAACCTTGAGCGGGAAGTGGTGAAGATCGAGCTTCCAGAAAACGAGCGTTTTTCTGAAGAGGGGCAACCCTCTCAAGGTGATTGGCTGGGAGTTCTCGGAGAAGCTCAAGTATGAGCCAGCTAAAGTCAGTGTGATCCGCTATGAGCGGGCCAAGTATGGAGTGGATAGCGGGGACTATGTGAAGACCGCTCCGCCAGTGCCTTGCGTGATCCCTAAGGGGATTGCCACTCCCGAGTTGCTTTCTGCCATTATCACCTCCAAATATTGCGATGGACTTCCGCTGTACCGGATTGAGGAGATCATGGAGCGTCAGGGAGTTGATCTTCCCCGCAGCACGATGGCCCGCTGGGTGGTGCAAGTAGCAGAGGCTCTTGTGCCTGTCTGGAATGTTCTTTCAGACCGGCTGATAACCTCTTTTTATGTGGCCGTGGATGAGACGCAAGTGCAGGTTCTCAAAGAGAATGGCAGGAAGGCCGAAGACAAATCATGGATGTGGGTGAGGAGTACTCCCTACGGGGACAAGAAGATTGTTCTGTTTGATTACCGCACATCCCGGAGCCAAGAAGTGGCCAAGCAGCTTCTGGACGGGATTACAGGA from Bdellovibrionales bacterium includes these protein-coding regions:
- a CDS encoding ISL3 family transposase — encoded protein: MDPNWLSTSKFILLPELKIKTHWQSDKFRTRYACEKESEFEVCPKCATKSFSVHDRRWVKVQDQPIRGVGIYLKILKRRFRCPGCKKVFTEPVQGIQKGYRTTHRYRRGLRWACENFIDLKHVQRAYGCSAGLVYKVYYEQLEIKLRERKNNPWPKTIGIDEHSFKRGFRRREFATVLVDYPNKKIFEVAHGKTADGLTNTFSHVQGRENVKNVVLDMSDPFKKFAKQNFPNALLVADHFHVVRLLNPVINKARTEITGDKRSNPIRRLLLFNGKRLEYFERKALYQWLEHYPKLKEIYHFKEALHALYRCRGYNRAKRSLTKVLDQMALSLLPEIKTLRKTLMKWKNEILNYFTTRITNGRTEGFNNLAKLLQKRAFGFRSFKNYRLRLLSL
- a CDS encoding IS66 family transposase is translated as MIGWEFSEKLKYEPAKVSVIRYERAKYGVDSGDYVKTAPPVPCVIPKGIATPELLSAIITSKYCDGLPLYRIEEIMERQGVDLPRSTMARWVVQVAEALVPVWNVLSDRLITSFYVAVDETQVQVLKENGRKAEDKSWMWVRSTPYGDKKIVLFDYRTSRSQEVAKQLLDGITGYLQCDGLNAYDVLEKQEGVIRIGCGMHSRRKFESATVDGAKSGRSLGEAGLGYFKKLYDLEEKIGEMPPEERYRLRLEIAEPIWKEMKEWAERHQPKVPVKARSEGPSATF
- the tnpB gene encoding IS66 family insertion sequence element accessory protein TnpB, producing MKSPSQFEGVFLHRDPVDLRRGIPGLSQIVESAQMGKLNGKNLFVFCGRRRHTIKILYFDRSGFCLWQKQLDVEKFPWPRKSLQEVVHISTEQLSWLLEGYDVWKMKPFSEINFERVC
- a CDS encoding IS21 family transposase — translated: MTQRRTSVAMQNQILELHTQGRSIRKIAQALKIARNTVRACIRDSGPPSSVPSVVGFAQSQPVPINWEFIATEFNKGVPLKILHKEHAIEVMTYMIFYHRFRRRFPKKPQVTIRLQHNPGEKSSSIFQMGFQSPDPRTQAKIKTQLFVGTLPWSSYTVGEFTFGQKQPEFFRAIENSFIKLGGTPKYAVVDNLKPGVTRAHIYDPDTNQSFIEFSNHHGFAVLPARPRRPKDKAAVEGAIGIIQKQFFNEVRDQIFYSIFDLNQRFQKYLNELNSAPMKDHDGISREDRFENERPLCKL
- a CDS encoding transposase; translated protein: MQPRELFSKQEELSSENEGLRARARLDEEKIKFLQSEVTWLHEQIRSLKRAQFGRKSESWVSPEQRVLYNEVELEVSKGTPEEDEAQVEVTVPSHKRQRGHRRPIPENLEREVVKIELPENERFSEEGQPSQGDWLGVLGEAQV